The nucleotide window ATGGTGATGCGCTTCAGGGTACGCTCGATTACGATGCGGCTAATGCCACCTTTCGGGATACGAGCGAGTACATATTTGCGGATTTTTTCGTCCTCAACCAGCTTATCGGCAAAGTCCTTGCCGCCATACCAGTTCGAGTCCCACCCTTTGATGACGCCCAAACGGAAGCCAACCGGATTTACTTTCTGTCCCATAGTGCTTATGCGGTGGCTTCAGCCGAGGTTTCGTTGGATTTCTTAGCCGAGCTACGACGAGTAGTTTTCTTCGGAGCCTCAGCAACAGCGTCAGTAGCAGGTTTGGTTTCAGCAGCCTGCTTTACAGCAGCCTTGCTTCCCAGTGCTTCTACTTTGGTGTCGATGGTCAGCGTCACGTGATTGCTACGCTTGCGGATGCGGTGACCACGACCCTGAGGGGCGGGACGCAGACGCTTCAGCTGACGACCTTCATCAACGAAAATCTCTTTGATGTAGAGGTTAGCATCCTCGATGCGCTCGTCCTCGTTCTTCTGCTGCCAGTTGGCCAGAGCCGACAGGAGCAGTTTCTCGATTTTCTCAGCGCCCGAATTAGCTTCAAATTTCAGCAAGCCCAGAGCGCGGGTCACTTTCTGACCACGTACCAGGTTGGCTACCATGCGCATCTTGCGAGGCGAGGTAGGCACGTTACGGAGTTTAGCGGTAGCTTCCATATTAGCGCTTGCCTTTATCTTTCTTGGCGATGTGGCCACGGAAGTTACGGGTGGGGGCAAACTCACCGAGTTTGTGACCTACCATGTTCTCCGTTACATACACCGGGATGAACTTATTGCCGTTGTGAACGGCGAAGGTGTGGCCTACGAAGTCGGGCGAAATCATCGAGCGGCGAGACCAGGTCTTCACCACCGACTTTTTGCCGGAATCTTCCATTGCCGTGACTTTCTTCTCGAGCCGGAAGTCAATGTACGGCCCTTTTTTTAGCGAACGTGCCATTGGTTACTTCTTGCCTTTACGGTTAACGATGAGCTGCTCGGAGTACTTGTTCTTGTTGCGGGTCTTCTGACCCTTAGCGAAGATACCGTTGCGGCTACGTGGGTGACCACCCGACGACTTACCTTCACCACCACCCATTGGGTGATCCACTGGGTTCATGGCAACACCACGAACACGTGGGCGACGACCCATCCAACGGTTACGACCGGCTTTGCCGAGACGTACGTTCATGTGGTCACCGTTAGAAACCGTACCAACCGTAGCCATGCAGGTAACCAGTACCATGCGCATCTCACCGGAAGGCAATTTCAGGGTTGCGTATTTCTCTTCGCGAGCTACCAGCTGAGCATACGTGCCAGCCGAGCGAGCGATAGAAGCACCGCCACCGGGCATCAGCTCGATGTTGTGCACGATCGTACCCAGCGGAATTTCGCGCAGGGACAGAGCGTTGCCAACTTCAGGAGCTACGCCTGGGCCCGATACCACCGTGGTGCCTACTTCCAGACCGGCGGGCGCAATGATATAGCGCTTTTCGCCGTCGGCGTAGCTCAGCAGAGCGATACGAGCAGTGCGGTTCGGATCGTATTCAATCGTCTTAACAGTAGCTGGAACACCAGCCTTGTCACGCTTGAAGTCGATAACCCGATACTTCTGCTTGTGACCACCGCCGATGTAGCGGTTGGTCATTTTTCCGGATTCATTCCGGCCACCGGATTTTTTCAGGGGTGCCAACAGCGACTTC belongs to Hymenobacter cellulosilyticus and includes:
- the rpsS gene encoding 30S ribosomal protein S19 → MARSLKKGPYIDFRLEKKVTAMEDSGKKSVVKTWSRRSMISPDFVGHTFAVHNGNKFIPVYVTENMVGHKLGEFAPTRNFRGHIAKKDKGKR
- the rplB gene encoding 50S ribosomal protein L2; this translates as MALKKLRPTSPGQRFRIAPAFDEITTSTPEKSLLAPLKKSGGRNESGKMTNRYIGGGHKQKYRVIDFKRDKAGVPATVKTIEYDPNRTARIALLSYADGEKRYIIAPAGLEVGTTVVSGPGVAPEVGNALSLREIPLGTIVHNIELMPGGGASIARSAGTYAQLVAREEKYATLKLPSGEMRMVLVTCMATVGTVSNGDHMNVRLGKAGRNRWMGRRPRVRGVAMNPVDHPMGGGEGKSSGGHPRSRNGIFAKGQKTRNKNKYSEQLIVNRKGKK